One stretch of Bordetella avium DNA includes these proteins:
- a CDS encoding TRAP transporter large permease, with product MIEFLTAYMAPIMFASMVLLLLIGYPVAFTIAANGLLFGLIGMGVGLIEPSIFQALPERVFGIMFNETLLAIPFFTFMGLILERSGMAEELLDTIGQLFGSIRGGLAYAVVIVGALLAATTGVVAASVISMGLISLPIMLRYGYDKRLAAGVIAASGTLAQIIPPSLVLIVLADQLGRSVGDLYAGALIPGLVLTGMYMLYVLIKSILQPSSAPALPPEARTLHGAALLMRVLTSLVPPLVLIFLVLGTIFMGIATPTEGGAMGAVGALILALMRRRLNLKLLNQAMDKTAKLTCFAIFILIGATVFGLVFRSLDGDVWVEHLLINLPGGQLGFLLAVNAMVFVLAFFLDFFELAFIIVPLLAPVAHKLGIDLVWFGVLLAINMQTSFMHPPFGFSLFYLRSVAPRSVKTSDIYRGAIPFLGIQIVMVILVIAMPQLVTANVHKAKAFDINQIQIRVEGSQSGAGSGADDDYPGDNGSNDGYPD from the coding sequence ATGATCGAGTTTCTGACTGCCTATATGGCGCCCATCATGTTTGCGTCCATGGTGCTTCTATTGCTCATCGGATACCCGGTGGCCTTCACCATTGCTGCAAATGGCCTCTTATTTGGCCTCATTGGCATGGGTGTCGGCTTGATAGAGCCCTCCATATTCCAAGCATTGCCCGAACGCGTGTTCGGCATTATGTTCAATGAAACTCTGCTGGCAATACCGTTCTTTACCTTCATGGGATTGATCCTTGAACGAAGTGGAATGGCCGAGGAGCTGCTTGACACGATAGGCCAGCTTTTCGGTTCGATCCGGGGCGGGCTCGCCTACGCCGTGGTGATCGTGGGCGCACTGCTTGCAGCCACCACGGGTGTTGTCGCCGCCTCGGTGATCTCCATGGGCCTCATTTCGCTGCCCATCATGCTGCGTTACGGATACGACAAACGGCTAGCCGCGGGTGTCATTGCGGCCTCAGGAACGCTGGCACAAATCATCCCCCCCTCTCTGGTGCTCATCGTGTTGGCCGACCAGCTCGGCCGCTCGGTAGGCGATTTGTATGCCGGCGCGCTTATCCCGGGGCTTGTGCTTACCGGCATGTATATGTTGTACGTGCTGATCAAGTCGATCTTGCAGCCTAGCTCTGCGCCGGCCTTACCGCCTGAAGCCCGCACCTTGCATGGCGCAGCACTGCTGATGCGCGTGCTGACCTCGCTGGTGCCGCCCCTGGTCCTCATTTTCCTGGTGCTGGGCACGATCTTCATGGGCATTGCAACGCCGACTGAAGGCGGCGCCATGGGGGCAGTCGGGGCGCTGATCCTGGCGCTTATGCGTCGCCGATTGAACCTCAAGCTGCTCAATCAAGCCATGGACAAGACGGCCAAGCTCACCTGCTTCGCCATCTTTATCCTGATCGGCGCGACCGTTTTCGGCCTGGTTTTCCGCTCCTTGGACGGCGATGTATGGGTCGAGCATCTGCTCATTAACCTGCCCGGCGGCCAACTCGGCTTTCTGCTGGCGGTGAATGCGATGGTCTTCGTGCTCGCGTTCTTTCTGGACTTTTTTGAGCTTGCCTTCATTATTGTCCCCCTGCTGGCGCCGGTGGCGCATAAGCTGGGCATCGATTTGGTATGGTTCGGCGTGTTGCTGGCGATCAATATGCAGACCTCGTTCATGCATCCGCCTTTCGGTTTTTCGCTGTTCTACCTGCGCTCGGTAGCCCCGAGATCGGTAAAGACTTCAGACATCTACCGCGGCGCCATACCGTTTTTGGGCATACAGATTGTCATGGTCATTCTTGTCATCGCCATGCCGCAGTTGGTGACGGCGAATGTGCACAAGGCTAAAGCCTTCGACATCAATCAGATACAGATTCGTGTAGAAGGAAGCCAAAGCGGCGCCGGCTCTGGCGCAGACGATGACTATCCCGGCGATAACGGTTCTAACGACGGCTACCCTGATTGA
- a CDS encoding aromatic ring-hydroxylating dioxygenase subunit alpha produces MFSTQSVINITPLSKDGSIQDCKWPEDGLHYIPDWVYTNKEVYEREMSCIFRGKTWNYVALEAEIPNVGDYKRSYVGDTPVVVSRAEDGSIHVFENRCAHRGAEFCRHSRGNNTEFVCPYHQWSYDLKGNLQGVPFKRGVNKVGGMPKDFKASEHGLKKLYVTTLNGVVFASYSADVEPIEEYLQPEIKKDFDVVFNGKKLKILGYYKNELPCNWKMYHENLKDPYHATLLHSFLVVFGLLVAGNDAAMIADAKHGRHGTMASAKKEDKYAEVSEENKKEMRSFHEGMRLKDERFLDFIKEFDSPWSVTMQTIWPNMIVQREMNTLGVRHIVPNGPNSMIMMWTMFGYEDDTEEMTQHRLRQGNLMGPSGFLGLEDNEAMKFVQEGVRRSSSDLNVIKLDADTVGTSKGLISEAAIRAMYQYYRQEMGF; encoded by the coding sequence ATGTTTAGCACTCAATCGGTTATCAACATTACCCCGCTGTCGAAAGACGGCAGCATCCAGGACTGCAAATGGCCGGAAGACGGTCTGCACTACATCCCTGATTGGGTTTACACCAACAAGGAAGTTTACGAACGGGAGATGAGCTGTATCTTTCGCGGCAAGACCTGGAACTACGTCGCGCTCGAAGCGGAAATTCCCAATGTCGGTGACTACAAGCGCTCCTATGTTGGCGATACCCCTGTGGTCGTCTCTCGTGCCGAGGACGGCAGCATCCACGTTTTCGAGAATCGCTGTGCGCATCGCGGCGCCGAATTTTGCCGGCATAGCCGCGGCAACAACACCGAGTTCGTTTGCCCTTACCACCAATGGTCGTATGACCTAAAAGGCAATTTGCAGGGCGTTCCTTTCAAGCGGGGAGTGAACAAAGTCGGCGGTATGCCCAAAGACTTCAAGGCCTCCGAACATGGACTCAAGAAGCTGTATGTCACTACGCTTAATGGTGTGGTGTTCGCCTCTTACAGTGCCGACGTGGAGCCCATCGAGGAGTATCTGCAGCCGGAAATCAAGAAAGATTTCGATGTGGTGTTCAACGGCAAGAAGCTCAAGATCCTCGGTTACTACAAGAACGAGTTGCCCTGCAACTGGAAGATGTACCACGAGAATCTGAAAGATCCTTACCACGCCACGCTGCTGCACTCCTTTCTCGTCGTGTTCGGCCTGCTGGTGGCGGGCAACGACGCCGCCATGATCGCCGATGCGAAACACGGCCGTCACGGCACGATGGCTTCTGCCAAGAAGGAGGACAAGTACGCCGAGGTGAGCGAGGAAAACAAGAAAGAAATGCGTTCATTCCATGAAGGAATGCGCTTGAAGGACGAACGCTTTCTCGACTTTATCAAGGAGTTCGATTCTCCCTGGTCGGTAACCATGCAGACGATCTGGCCCAATATGATCGTTCAGCGCGAGATGAATACGCTGGGTGTACGCCATATCGTGCCGAATGGCCCCAACAGCATGATCATGATGTGGACCATGTTCGGCTACGAGGATGACACCGAAGAGATGACCCAGCACCGTCTGCGTCAGGGTAATTTGATGGGGCCGTCGGGCTTCCTCGGTCTGGAGGACAACGAGGCCATGAAATTCGTTCAGGAGGGCGTGCGCCGCTCAAGCAGCGACTTGAATGTGATCAAGCTCGATGCGGATACGGTCGGTACATCGAAGGGGCTTATTTCTGAGGCGGCCATTCGCGCGATGTATCAATACTACCGCCAGGAAATGGGCTTCTAA
- a CDS encoding XdhC family protein: MDNIDVLVLKALRDWRASGQHALLATVVRTWGSSPRPVGSMMALREDGRSVGSVSGGCIEDDLIATYAGAASAACLIDQAPTLLRYGIHADDAHRFGLPCGGTLELLLEFNPGAEALRRLVDLLENGRAVQRVVECATGSVQLRDNHDAQPFSFDGHTLSNPLGPGYRMLLIGAGALAEYLSTMALFSGFAVTVCDPRQEYMAGWSVDHVTTTHECPDDAVLRFKPDARSCIIALTHDPKLDDLALLEALATPAFYIGAIGSRRNNAARRQRMIDYLDQTEESLARLRGPIGIYIGSKTPAEIAVSVMAEVMAVKNGLRLPREMDVAYVKNRHGADPADSS; this comes from the coding sequence ATGGATAACATCGACGTTTTAGTTTTGAAAGCGTTGCGCGATTGGCGAGCTTCAGGGCAACACGCGCTGCTGGCGACCGTGGTTCGAACCTGGGGCTCGTCGCCCCGTCCGGTTGGCTCCATGATGGCTTTGCGCGAGGATGGCCGCAGCGTGGGTTCCGTCTCAGGGGGGTGCATCGAGGATGATCTGATAGCCACCTATGCCGGTGCGGCGAGCGCCGCCTGTCTCATCGACCAAGCCCCAACATTGCTTCGCTACGGCATTCATGCCGACGACGCTCACCGTTTCGGGCTTCCCTGCGGCGGGACCCTGGAGCTTCTGCTCGAGTTCAATCCTGGCGCCGAAGCATTGCGCCGGCTCGTCGACTTGCTGGAAAATGGCCGGGCAGTGCAGCGGGTTGTCGAATGCGCCACGGGATCTGTCCAGCTGCGGGATAATCACGACGCTCAGCCCTTTAGCTTTGACGGCCACACACTGTCCAACCCTTTGGGTCCCGGATACCGCATGCTGCTCATTGGCGCCGGCGCGCTGGCGGAGTATCTGTCTACCATGGCGCTGTTCAGCGGATTCGCCGTGACCGTCTGTGACCCGCGTCAGGAATACATGGCGGGGTGGTCTGTTGATCACGTGACGACCACCCATGAATGTCCCGACGATGCGGTGCTGCGGTTCAAGCCCGATGCGCGCAGTTGCATCATCGCACTCACTCACGATCCCAAACTCGACGACCTGGCGTTGCTCGAGGCATTGGCAACGCCTGCCTTCTATATCGGCGCTATAGGCAGCCGGCGCAATAATGCGGCACGACGTCAGCGCATGATCGACTATTTGGATCAAACCGAAGAAAGCCTGGCACGCTTGCGCGGCCCGATTGGCATTTACATCGGTAGCAAGACGCCAGCCGAGATTGCCGTGAGCGTCATGGCTGAAGTTATGGCCGTAAAGAATGGCCTCAGGCTGCCGCGCGAGATGGACGTGGCCTATGTAAAAAACCGGCATGGTGCCGACCCCGCCGACTCGTCCTGA
- a CDS encoding MFS transporter, whose translation MSASKYAQRVSAHNAQKGMTREERKVILASSFGALMEWYDFYIYAALAAVFGTLFFPSGNSTVAFLASLATFGAGFLIRPVGALLFGRLGDVIGRKYTFLVTILLMGISTVGVGLLPTFEHIGIAATVALVCLRLLQGLALGGEIGGALTYVAEHSPLRRRGLYTSSIQTTATLGLLLSLIIVAVVKVFVTDEQFLSWGWRIPFIVSLLMLVVSVYIRSKLHESPVFLEMKSRKLISKSPIRDSFLKWDNLRYVLLLFVICAGLGAIFGTGHFYVMFFLNKTLHLPQSTVHWIMGAVLIVATPCYLLFGWLSDRIGRKYILVTACVLAALTIMPIFKALTHYATPELEKFNRSTTVSIRADDCHFSLFTAPVTACDKIKGYLTDLGVSYDLKLQPDAAVPIVRVGNEEVAGFDAAAIKKMLVAAGWPQRPDSNSMNLPAVMVLVFLLVFYLTMIYGPMGAMMVELFPARIRYTSLSLPFNLGAGWVGGMLPFTVSAINVAQGNVYAGLWYPVVICAVAAVIGFVFLPETKDRSLDH comes from the coding sequence ATGAGCGCCTCTAAGTATGCCCAGCGCGTATCCGCGCACAATGCTCAGAAGGGTATGACCCGAGAAGAAAGAAAAGTCATTCTGGCTTCGTCCTTCGGCGCGCTGATGGAGTGGTATGACTTCTATATCTATGCTGCTCTGGCGGCAGTATTCGGCACATTATTTTTCCCGTCTGGAAATAGCACGGTTGCCTTCCTGGCCAGTTTGGCTACTTTTGGCGCCGGATTTTTAATCCGGCCAGTTGGAGCGCTGCTGTTCGGCCGCCTGGGAGACGTGATCGGGCGTAAATACACCTTTCTGGTCACGATCCTGCTAATGGGCATTTCCACAGTGGGCGTGGGGCTGTTGCCTACCTTCGAACATATCGGCATTGCGGCAACGGTTGCGCTCGTCTGCCTGCGTCTGCTCCAGGGTCTGGCACTGGGAGGGGAAATCGGCGGCGCTCTTACCTACGTGGCAGAGCATTCGCCTCTGCGCCGCCGCGGCTTGTACACCAGTTCTATTCAAACCACTGCGACACTGGGCTTGCTGCTCTCGCTCATAATCGTTGCGGTAGTGAAGGTCTTCGTCACCGACGAGCAGTTTCTTTCCTGGGGCTGGCGCATTCCCTTCATCGTTTCCCTGTTGATGTTGGTCGTATCGGTATACATCCGCAGCAAATTGCATGAATCGCCGGTTTTTCTTGAGATGAAATCTCGCAAGTTGATTTCGAAGTCTCCTATCCGCGATAGCTTTCTGAAGTGGGACAACCTGCGCTATGTGCTGCTGCTGTTTGTGATCTGTGCAGGCTTGGGGGCCATCTTCGGGACAGGGCATTTTTATGTCATGTTTTTCCTGAACAAGACGCTGCACCTTCCCCAGTCGACCGTGCATTGGATTATGGGTGCGGTGCTGATCGTGGCAACGCCCTGCTATTTGCTGTTTGGCTGGCTCTCGGACCGTATCGGTCGCAAATACATTCTTGTCACGGCCTGCGTGTTGGCGGCGCTCACTATCATGCCGATCTTCAAGGCGCTGACCCATTACGCCACGCCGGAGCTAGAGAAATTTAATCGCTCCACGACGGTGAGTATTCGCGCTGACGACTGTCATTTTTCCTTGTTTACGGCTCCTGTTACGGCCTGCGACAAGATCAAGGGCTATCTCACCGACCTAGGGGTGAGCTATGACCTCAAGCTTCAGCCTGACGCCGCTGTGCCTATTGTTCGCGTAGGCAATGAGGAAGTCGCAGGATTTGACGCAGCGGCAATCAAAAAGATGCTTGTTGCCGCAGGTTGGCCGCAGCGGCCCGATTCGAACAGTATGAACTTGCCTGCTGTGATGGTATTGGTGTTTCTGCTGGTGTTTTATCTCACGATGATCTATGGCCCCATGGGAGCCATGATGGTGGAATTATTCCCGGCCCGCATTCGCTACACATCCTTGTCGCTCCCATTCAACCTGGGGGCGGGGTGGGTGGGGGGCATGCTGCCATTCACGGTTTCCGCCATCAATGTGGCGCAGGGCAATGTTTACGCGGGTCTGTGGTATCCCGTAGTGATCTGCGCGGTGGCGGCGGTCATAGGATTCGTATTTCTGCCTGAAACAAAGGACAGAAGTCTCGACCATTGA
- a CDS encoding TRAP transporter small permease subunit, which produces MRLALSIDALNRVVGRLVHWLILIAVLISAGNAVTRKAWNLSSNAMLEIQWYLFAAVFLLCAGYTLLSREHVRVDLFYSRMSRRAQLRVEILGVLLFLIPMASLILALSFAPVIHAYQSGEVSANAGGLIRWPVKLLIPVGFSLLLLQGLSELIKDIYELRRLPPGYQPGIGSEAHAEMAQELASSITSGQNR; this is translated from the coding sequence ATGCGCCTCGCACTTTCCATTGATGCGCTCAACCGGGTAGTGGGCAGGCTTGTCCACTGGCTTATTCTCATTGCGGTGCTCATCAGCGCCGGCAACGCCGTGACGCGCAAAGCCTGGAACCTCAGCTCCAATGCCATGCTGGAAATCCAGTGGTATCTGTTCGCTGCAGTGTTCCTGCTTTGCGCGGGTTACACATTGCTGAGCCGAGAACATGTCCGTGTCGATCTTTTTTACTCGCGCATGAGTCGGCGCGCCCAGCTGCGGGTGGAAATCCTGGGGGTGCTGCTATTCCTCATCCCCATGGCCAGCCTGATCCTGGCGCTGTCTTTTGCTCCGGTCATCCATGCCTACCAAAGCGGTGAGGTGTCAGCCAATGCGGGGGGACTTATCCGCTGGCCGGTGAAACTGCTTATCCCGGTTGGGTTTTCCTTGCTCCTGCTGCAAGGGCTCTCCGAGCTGATCAAGGACATTTATGAGCTGCGTCGCCTGCCCCCGGGCTACCAGCCAGGAATCGGCAGCGAAGCACATGCGGAGATGGCGCAGGAACTGGCGTCCAGCATCACTTCGGGTCAGAACCGTTGA
- a CDS encoding non-heme iron oxygenase ferredoxin subunit, producing MTWKTIANINDIGEDEALAFEHDGAKLALFKSADAFHVTDNICTHQYALLSEGYIEDGCVECPLHQGTFDLVSGEAKCAPATQPIRVYPVRTQGDEVQADLP from the coding sequence ATGACCTGGAAAACCATCGCAAACATCAACGACATCGGCGAGGACGAGGCGTTAGCCTTCGAGCACGACGGCGCCAAGCTGGCGCTGTTCAAGAGCGCCGATGCATTTCATGTGACGGACAACATCTGCACCCATCAGTACGCCCTGCTATCCGAGGGCTATATTGAAGATGGCTGTGTAGAGTGCCCGCTCCATCAGGGCACATTCGATTTGGTGAGCGGCGAAGCGAAGTGCGCTCCCGCAACGCAGCCGATTCGCGTCTATCCCGTTCGCACGCAGGGCGACGAAGTGCAGGCTGATCTCCCATGA
- a CDS encoding MarR family winged helix-turn-helix transcriptional regulator: MSAAESFKDASSDSVKNSTASTDNFSLTKGDADHDFTRLASRPGFLIRRLHQIHVAMFFEECQNRKVTPIQFGILSVVESQPGLDQTSLGKEIGLDRTTTADVAKRLEERGFLQRRPNPTDKRMWQLYVTDEGSAVVAALRDGMARAQERLLAPLRPAEQVMLMDLMGRLVDENHQYGSPMRAL, encoded by the coding sequence ATGTCGGCTGCCGAGAGTTTCAAAGATGCCTCCAGTGACTCTGTAAAAAACAGCACTGCAAGCACAGATAATTTTTCCCTTACAAAAGGTGACGCCGATCACGACTTCACCCGCCTTGCCTCGCGTCCGGGCTTTCTGATCCGCCGCCTCCATCAAATACATGTAGCGATGTTTTTTGAGGAGTGCCAGAACCGCAAGGTCACCCCTATTCAATTCGGCATTCTTTCTGTCGTCGAATCTCAGCCCGGCCTGGATCAGACTTCCCTGGGCAAGGAGATAGGCCTGGACAGAACCACAACCGCCGATGTGGCAAAGCGATTGGAAGAGCGGGGTTTCTTACAGCGTCGTCCCAACCCCACTGATAAGCGGATGTGGCAGCTTTACGTCACAGACGAAGGATCTGCGGTGGTGGCGGCGCTGCGCGATGGCATGGCCCGCGCTCAAGAAAGACTGCTGGCGCCGCTTCGACCGGCCGAGCAAGTCATGCTGATGGACCTTATGGGCAGGCTTGTCGACGAAAATCATCAGTACGGCAGTCCGATGCGCGCCCTTTGA
- a CDS encoding aromatic-ring-hydroxylating dioxygenase subunit beta yields the protein MTAVVQSLFRPSRLPAARAIALRAEIEQFNAEYCAVLDTGSIEQWPEFFTPDAVYLITARENAEQGLPVGLVYAQGQNMMHDRAVAIGRTQMFAPRYSLHMVTNTLVTHESEAGEIEAQANFVVFQTLVEGATTVHMAGTYYDRFVKVGGKLLLKERKAIYDSSLIANDLVYPL from the coding sequence ATGACTGCTGTCGTCCAATCTCTTTTCAGGCCCAGCCGCCTGCCCGCCGCGCGAGCCATTGCTTTGCGCGCCGAAATTGAACAGTTCAATGCTGAATACTGTGCCGTGCTCGACACGGGGAGTATTGAGCAGTGGCCGGAATTCTTTACCCCTGATGCCGTGTACCTCATCACGGCGCGCGAGAACGCCGAGCAGGGTCTGCCGGTCGGCCTCGTGTATGCACAGGGCCAGAACATGATGCACGACCGCGCGGTGGCGATAGGCCGAACGCAAATGTTTGCGCCACGCTACAGCCTGCACATGGTCACGAACACCTTGGTTACCCATGAATCCGAGGCTGGAGAAATCGAAGCGCAGGCGAACTTCGTGGTTTTCCAAACGCTTGTCGAAGGGGCGACCACGGTTCACATGGCGGGAACCTATTACGATCGCTTCGTCAAAGTGGGCGGCAAGCTGCTATTGAAGGAGCGCAAGGCCATCTATGACTCCAGCCTGATCGCAAACGACTTGGTTTACCCCCTGTAA
- a CDS encoding TRAP transporter substrate-binding protein, producing MKRREFVRGVGIAAPLAALGVAAPREAAAQDAPTVKWRMSTSWPKSLDTMYGSAEHLCARVAELTNGKFQIRAFAGGDIVPPAQNFDAVSNGTVECNHVLASAFVGKEPTVGFDTGLPFGLNSRQHNAWMLYGGGLEMLRAMYAKYNIVNITCGNVGVQMGGFYRKPIQTVADLRGLKMRIGGIGGMVLAKLGAVPQQIPPSDIYSSLEKGTIDAAEWIGPYDDEKLGLHRVAQHYYSPGWWEGCASITAMVNADAWKALPKSYQAAFECAANEQTLKMLADYDSRNPTALKKLIGEGAKVSYFPRDVMNAAFQASEETMQELAAKSESFKAIYPKWKAYREAQASWFKVADAPLDNFTFNAVLAANSKAKQ from the coding sequence ATGAAGCGAAGAGAATTTGTGCGCGGGGTCGGCATTGCGGCGCCGCTAGCGGCATTGGGTGTTGCAGCTCCACGCGAGGCGGCGGCTCAGGATGCGCCGACGGTCAAATGGCGTATGTCCACCAGTTGGCCTAAGAGCTTAGACACGATGTATGGCTCTGCAGAGCATCTCTGTGCGCGCGTCGCGGAGTTAACCAACGGCAAATTCCAAATCCGTGCCTTTGCCGGTGGCGACATCGTTCCGCCCGCGCAAAACTTCGACGCGGTGAGTAATGGCACGGTGGAATGCAACCATGTGCTGGCCAGCGCCTTCGTGGGCAAGGAGCCCACCGTGGGTTTCGATACCGGCCTGCCCTTCGGCTTGAACTCCCGACAGCACAACGCCTGGATGTTGTATGGCGGCGGCCTGGAAATGCTGCGGGCGATGTACGCCAAATACAACATCGTCAACATCACCTGTGGCAACGTCGGCGTGCAGATGGGCGGCTTCTATCGCAAGCCGATCCAAACCGTGGCCGACTTGCGGGGCTTGAAGATGCGCATCGGCGGCATCGGTGGCATGGTGTTGGCCAAGCTCGGCGCGGTGCCGCAGCAGATTCCGCCCTCCGATATCTACTCCTCGCTCGAGAAAGGAACGATTGACGCCGCCGAATGGATCGGCCCCTACGACGACGAAAAACTCGGCCTGCACCGCGTCGCTCAGCACTACTACTCACCGGGCTGGTGGGAGGGCTGCGCCTCGATTACCGCAATGGTGAATGCAGACGCCTGGAAAGCCCTGCCCAAATCCTATCAAGCAGCCTTTGAGTGCGCCGCCAACGAGCAGACGCTAAAAATGCTGGCCGACTATGACTCGCGTAACCCCACCGCCCTCAAAAAGCTTATCGGCGAGGGGGCAAAGGTGTCGTACTTCCCGCGCGATGTGATGAACGCGGCCTTCCAGGCCTCAGAGGAAACCATGCAGGAGCTGGCGGCAAAAAGCGAGTCCTTCAAGGCCATCTATCCTAAATGGAAAGCTTACCGCGAGGCCCAGGCCAGCTGGTTCAAGGTGGCTGACGCGCCTCTCGATAACTTCACGTTCAATGCCGTTCTGGCTGCGAATAGCAAAGCCAAGCAATAA
- a CDS encoding NAD(P)/FAD-dependent oxidoreductase: protein MTIERCSTAGHGVLIIGAGQAGATAANALRQFGFEGSITLIGDEDAAPYERPPLSKAVLLDPAKEAEIAIHSGTHYKDHNIAVQLGVKVAKLEPQHHRAVLTDGQVLEYSRCLLATGGRVRELPGHPAGATPNLHYLRTLSDAHALREKLHALAAGSVSQDVQLLVLGAGFLGLEVASTALQLGVKATVIEPGSTLLARAIPPELSQWLAGIVRAKGVDLRLGVGCGELEEVAQGVRAQLSDGTALTAACVVAAVGQRADTAIASEAGLQICAQTGGVMIDAAGRTSAPDVYAAGDCTTQWQPLLNKAVRLESWQSANEQARLAAASMLGKQVEPAATPWFWTDMFGLNIQMMGMPHAGLTYSLRGVMPAPESAAADGASAPKFLMFGLDALQRLRYAVAVNAGGDLRMLRPLFTSEAPCANGCLSDGARPLREITRQLQAMSAS from the coding sequence ATGACAATCGAGCGCTGTTCCACGGCGGGGCATGGGGTGCTCATCATCGGTGCGGGTCAAGCGGGCGCGACGGCGGCCAATGCCTTGCGCCAATTTGGCTTTGAGGGCTCCATCACGCTGATTGGCGACGAGGACGCCGCCCCTTATGAGCGGCCGCCGCTTTCCAAAGCGGTGCTGCTCGATCCGGCTAAGGAAGCGGAAATTGCCATCCATTCCGGCACCCATTACAAAGACCACAACATTGCAGTGCAGCTTGGGGTCAAGGTGGCGAAGCTGGAGCCCCAGCACCATCGTGCCGTCCTGACTGACGGACAGGTGCTGGAGTACTCACGGTGCTTGTTGGCGACGGGGGGCAGGGTGCGCGAATTGCCTGGCCATCCCGCCGGCGCGACGCCAAATCTGCATTACCTGCGCACACTATCCGACGCTCACGCCTTGCGTGAGAAATTGCATGCCTTGGCGGCAGGTTCGGTGTCGCAGGATGTTCAGTTGTTGGTCCTGGGTGCGGGCTTTCTTGGGCTGGAGGTCGCATCCACGGCCTTGCAATTGGGTGTCAAGGCAACGGTCATCGAGCCGGGCAGCACATTGCTGGCGCGGGCCATACCGCCCGAGCTGTCCCAATGGCTGGCGGGCATTGTTCGGGCCAAGGGGGTCGATTTGCGCTTGGGTGTCGGCTGCGGCGAGCTTGAGGAAGTCGCGCAGGGAGTTCGCGCACAGTTGTCCGATGGCACAGCGCTGACCGCCGCCTGCGTCGTGGCTGCCGTGGGTCAGCGCGCGGACACCGCGATTGCCAGTGAAGCCGGTTTGCAGATCTGCGCCCAGACCGGCGGCGTGATGATCGACGCCGCGGGCCGCACGAGTGCGCCTGACGTTTATGCCGCTGGCGATTGCACCACGCAATGGCAGCCTCTGCTCAACAAGGCGGTCCGCCTAGAGTCCTGGCAAAGCGCCAACGAGCAGGCTCGCCTGGCCGCGGCGTCCATGCTTGGAAAACAGGTCGAGCCGGCCGCGACGCCGTGGTTCTGGACGGATATGTTCGGCTTGAACATCCAGATGATGGGCATGCCGCATGCGGGTTTGACGTATTCCTTGCGCGGCGTCATGCCCGCGCCTGAATCTGCGGCGGCAGACGGCGCCAGCGCGCCAAAGTTTCTCATGTTTGGTTTGGATGCGCTGCAACGCTTGCGCTATGCCGTTGCCGTGAACGCAGGGGGGGATCTGCGGATGTTGCGGCCCCTGTTCACCAGCGAAGCCCCATGCGCCAACGGCTGCCTTTCCGACGGCGCTCGGCCTCTGCGCGAAATCACGCGGCAGCTTCAAGCTATGTCCGCCAGCTGA